Proteins from a genomic interval of Salvelinus sp. IW2-2015 linkage group LG14, ASM291031v2, whole genome shotgun sequence:
- the map3k15 gene encoding LOW QUALITY PROTEIN: mitogen-activated protein kinase kinase kinase 15 (The sequence of the model RefSeq protein was modified relative to this genomic sequence to represent the inferred CDS: inserted 3 bases in 3 codons; deleted 1 base in 1 codon; substituted 3 bases at 3 genomic stop codons) encodes MDTAGQSAPATEAGGEGRGGGGESREGVFVGSVDRENVSSPSPSTKQRSLRAVYVLNDGLKAVLATSPESGALQCLQRACDAESALLTTVTFGRLDFGETSVLDTFYDADIAVVDMSDVFRQPSLFYHLGVRESFDMANNVILYHDTDPDTALSLKDMVAQKNTASRTQTLGFPWVQLPPEYRGSGLRNKASSGNYYFIPYVLTPNHEYMCCESDAQRRASEYMQPSWDSLLSPLCLPLTDRFTSLLKDIHVTSCASFKDTLLMTSGRARDKYQGMELAKELSRIKLRIDNTEXLTQDIDDLLSLYRTYRTMNAMVKLVQXLWRCCTCDLATQPMIQFHYLFALNRRNSPGDREQALGVMLQVLRSCDHPAPDMFCLCGRIYKDIFLDSDCKDTKNRDNAIQWYRKGFELQPTLYSGINLAILLIVAGQQFESSIELRKIGVRLNSLLGRKGSLEKMNNYWDVGQFFTVSMLANDIPKATQAAEKLFKLKPPIWYLRSVVQNLQLIQRFKKTTVEHSPQRERLNFWMDIIVEATRGKSNGLRFPVLILEPTKVYQPSYVSINSEAEEKNVSIWHVSPAETKGIHEWNFTATSIKGISISKFDERCCFLYVHDNSDDFQIYFSTEDQCGRFCSMVKEMISDGTGNAVELEGDGDGDTLEYEYDINEKADRVVLGRGTYGVVYAGRDMSNQVRIAIKEIPERDSRYSQPLHEEIALHKYLKHRNIVQYLGSVSEDGYIKIFMEQVPGGSLSALLRSKWGPLKEATIIFYTRQILEGLRYLHENQIVHRDIKGEYVVCRTWSFXKNIXNFGTSKSLAGSTPAPETFTGSLQYMAPEIIEKGPRGYGAQLTLVSAAAPSXQMATGNPPSRLEAQVPMFKVWGMFKTTQESQSPLSLEAIVVILRCFEPEPKQGYPSDLLKDTFVRTQCQAERRAKSPSKPSDYIRSVSLPVQLQCEATGSSSSEPGSVSPDCDSKQDVFFQKNKRSGSENLLKPPSNNYLSSQYAQLALSSRSASALTPLEPSWRGFNRRPLCGVVVGLYKVLNEDQDKVISNLLENHIQGSEELQLSVDHIKQIICILRDFIHSPERRVMATTISKLKLDLDFDSTSINQIQLVLFGFQDSVNKVLRNHHIKPHWMFAMDNIIRRAVQAAVTILIPELQTHFGPASESEGPDKEEEEEEEEAEFGPVLVTPPDDPAVTPEPVVTSAVSTLSSALSSPPPPQRSQPLGAQLGRLKQETNRLLEELLHREREYQQVLKTTLQQRQHDLELXRVRYRPLDVPPPSIFQVPVDHEPDKQLTDWLKDQSADADTIDKFVMEEYTLSDVLNDVTKEDLRYLRLRGGVLCRIWRGIQRHRERERLTRDDSKDDG; translated from the exons ATGGACACGGCTGGTCAGAGTGCGCCGGCGACCGAAGCAGGGGGAGAGGgtcgaggaggagggggggagagtcGCGAGGGGGTGTTTGTCGGGTCTGTGGACCGGGAGAATGTGTCCAGCCCAAGCCCCTCCACCAAGCAGCGCTCCCTGAGGGCAGTCTATGTGCTGAACGATGGGCTGAAGGCAGTGCTGGCGACCAGCCCCGAGTCGGGGGCGCTCCAGTGTCTGCAGAGAGCCTGTGATGCAGAGAGCGCTCTGCTGACCACCGTCACCTTCGGACGGCTGGACTTTGGAGAGACCTCGGTGCTGGACACCTTCTACGatgcag acataGCCGTAGTTGATATGAGTGACGTGTTCCGTCAGCCGTCGTTGTTTTACCATCTGGGTGTCAGAGAGAGCTTCGACATGGCCAACAATGTCATCCTGTACCATGACACTGACCCCGACACCGCTCTGTCactgaag GACATGGTGGCACAGAAAAACACT GCGTCTAGAACACAGACATTAGGGTTCCCCTGGGTTCAGCTCCCTCCAGAGTACAGAGGCTCTGGATTACGCAACAAA gCATCCAGTGGTAACTACTACTTCATCCCCTATGTGCTGACTCCTAACCATGAGTATATGTGTTGTGAGAGCGATGCCCAGAGGAGGGCCAGTGAATACATGCAGCCCAGCTGGGACAGCCTGCTGAGTCCTCTCTGTCTGCCACTCACCGACCGGTTCACCTCACTGCTCAAGGACATCCACGTCACCTCCtg TGCCTCATTTAAGGACACTCTGTTGATGACATCAGGAAGGGCCCGTGATAAG TACCAGGGGATGGAGCTAGCCAAGGAGCTGTCTCGTATCAAACTCCGCATCGACAACACAG GTCTAACACAGGACATCGATGACCTGCTGTCTCTATACAGAACATACAGGACTATGAATGCCATGGTGAAACTGGTGC AGCTCTGGAGATGCTGCACCTGTGACCTGGCCACACAGCCCATGATACAGTTCCACTACCTCTTCGCTCTCA ATAGGAGGAACAGCCCGGGGGACAGAGAGCAGGCTCTAGGTGTGATGTTACAGGTGTTACGGTCATGTGACCACCCGGCTCCAGACATGTTCTGCCTGTGTGGACGGATCTACAAGGACATCTTTCTGGATTCTGACTGTAAAGACACCAAGAACAGAGACAACGCCATCCAGTG gtaCAGGAAAGGTTTTGAGCTCCAGCCAACTCTCTACTCTGGTATCAATCTGGCTATTCTGCTCATTGTTGCTGGACAACAGTTTGAGAGTTCCATCGAGCTGAGGAAGATAG GTGTAAGGTTAAACAGTCTCCTGGGTCGTAAGGGCTCGTTAGAGAAGATGAATAACTACTGGGATGTCGGTCAGTTCTTCACCGTTAGCATGTTGGCTAACGACATCCCTAAAGCTACGCAGGCCGCAGAGAAACTCTTCAAACTCAAACCACCcatctg gtaCTTGCGGTCTGTGGTTCAGAACCTGCAGTTGATCCAGAGATTTAAGAAGACAACAGTAGAACACTCTCCCCAGAGAGAGAGGCTCAACTTCTGGATGGACATAATCGTAGAGGCCACTAGAGGAAAAAGCAACGGACTGCGCTtcccg gtgttgATCCTAGAGCCTACTAAGGTCTACCAGCCCTCATATGTTTCCATCAACAGCGAGGCGGAAGAGAAGAACGTCTCCATCTGGCACGTCTCCCCTGCTGAAACG AAAGGGATCCATGAGTGGAACTTCACTGCAACATCCATCAAAGGAATCAG TATCTCTAAGTTTGATGAGCGCTGTTGTTTCCTGTATGTTCACGACAACTCAGATGACTTCCAGATCTACTTCTCTACTGAAGACCAGTGTGGCCG GTTCTGTTCCATGGTGAAGGAGATGATTTCTGATGGAACAGGAAATGCAGTGGagctggagggagatggagacggAGACACACTGGAG TACGAGTATGACATTAACGAGAAGGCGGACCGTGTGGTGCTGGGCCGGGGGACCTATGGAGTGGTGTACGCTGGGAGAGACATGAGCAACCAGGTCCGCATCGCCATTAAAGAGataccagagagagacagcag gtaCTCCCAACCCCTTCATGAGGAGATAGCGCTGCATAAGTACCTGAAGCACAGGAACATTGTTCAGTACCTGGGCTCAGTCTCAGAGGACGGATACATCAAGATCTTCATGGAGCAAGtccctggag gCAGTCTGTCAGCGTTGCTGCGGTCAAAGTGGGGTCCGTTGAAGGAGGCAACCATCATCTTCTACACACGACAGATCCTGGAGGGACTCCGTTATCTCCACGAGAACCAGATAGTACACCGTGACATCAAG Ggggaatacgtggtctgtcgtacg TGGAGTTTCTGAAAGAATATCTAGAACTTTGGGACGTCTAAAAGCTTAGCGGGGTCAACCCCTGCACCTGAGACCTTCACTggatc CCTGCAGTACATGGCTCCAGAAATCATAGAAAAGGGTCCTCGGGGTTACGGGGCTCAGCTGACTCTGGTCTCTGCGGCTGCACCATCATAGCAGATGGCTACTGGAAACCCCCCTTCACGGCTGGAAGCTCAGGTGCCTATGTTTAAGGTGT GGGGGATGTTTAAGACCACCCAAGAATCCCAGAGTCCGTTGTCGTTGGAGGCCATAGTCGTTATCCTGCGTTGTTTTGAGCCTGAACCCAAGCAGGGCTACCCCTCAGACCTGCTCAAAGATACTTTCGTACGCACACAATGTCAAGCGGAAAGAAGAGCAAAATCGCCTTCAAAGCCATCAG ACTACATCCGCAGTGTGTCACTGCCAGTGCAGTTACAGTGTGAGGCCACCGGGAGCAGCAGCAGCGAGCCTGGCTCAGTGAGTCCAGACTGCGACTCCAAACAGGATGTCTTCTTTCAGAAGAACAAACGATCAGGGTCAGAGAACCTGCTCAAACCACCTAGCAACAACTACCTAAg CAGTCAGTACGCTCAGCTCGCCCTCTCCTCCCGCTCCGCCTCAGCGCTCACACCTCTTGAGCCCAGTTGGCGCGGCTTCAACAGGAGACCATTGTGTGGTGTCGTGGTGGGG ctctacaaGGTCCTAAACGAGGACCAGGACAAAGTAATCTCCAACCTCCTGGAGAaccacatacag ggcaGTGAGGAGTTGCAGCTCTCCGTGGACCACATTAAACAGATCATCTGTATCCTGAGAGATTTCATCCACTCCCCGGAGCGACGCGTCATGGCAACAACCATCTCCAAACTCAAACTGGACCTAGACTTCGACTCCACATCCATCAACCAGATACAACTGGTTCTTTTCGGCTTCCAGGATtca gtgAACAAGGTCCTGAGGAACCATCATATTAAACCTCACTGGATGTTTGCTATGGACAACATCATCAGACGAGCAGTACAGGCTGCAGTCACCATCCTCATACCGG AGCTCCAGACCCACTTCGGCCCGGCCTCAGAGAGCGAGGGACCagataaggaggaggaggaagaggaggaggaggcagagttTGGCCCTGTATTGGTCACGCCTCCAGACGACCCTGCTGTGACCCCCGAACCCGTGGTGACCTCAGCAGTCAGTACGCTCAGCTCCGCCCTCTCCTCCCCGCCTCCGCCTCAGCGCTCACAGCCTCTTGGAGCCCAGTTGGGCCGGCTCAAACAGGAGAccaaccg GTTGTTGGAGGAACTGctgcacagggagagagagtacCAGCAGGTCCTGAAGACAACACTACAGCAAAGACAACATGACCTAGAGC GTAGGGTCAGATACAGACCcctag acgttcctcctccctctatcttccAAGTCCCAGTTG